The following coding sequences are from one Bacteroidota bacterium window:
- a CDS encoding Ada metal-binding domain-containing protein — protein sequence MRHDSITDREVFSGIRAGKIRWAGNARLKIYGTLDCWSGKRMHRKNRVFFSTEIDAQAAGYRPCKHCMRHKY from the coding sequence ATGCGCCACGATAGCATTACCGATCGCGAGGTATTTTCGGGTATCAGGGCCGGCAAGATTCGATGGGCTGGCAACGCCCGGTTGAAAATCTATGGCACACTGGATTGCTGGAGTGGAAAACGTATGCACCGTAAAAACCGCGTATTCTTTTCAACTGAAATAGATGCGCAGGCTGCGGGGTATAGGCCATGCAAACACTGCATGCGGCATAAATATTAA
- a CDS encoding integrase core domain-containing protein — protein AERVNGILKLEYGLDGCFINLKQVRQALREAVWLYNHERPHTTLGYRKPDQVYRTGLKSQTIH, from the coding sequence GCAGAACGGGTCAATGGCATACTCAAACTGGAATATGGACTTGATGGTTGCTTTATCAACCTTAAGCAAGTACGCCAGGCATTACGAGAGGCTGTCTGGCTCTATAATCACGAACGTCCACATACAACACTCGGCTATCGGAAACCCGATCAGGTCTACCGAACTGGGCTTAAATCACAAACTATACACTAA